In the Ostrinia nubilalis chromosome 15, ilOstNubi1.1, whole genome shotgun sequence genome, one interval contains:
- the LOC135078428 gene encoding uncharacterized protein LOC135078428 has protein sequence MHTLILATLMAAAAAMPSYIAVPADQIAFVDLRSLHVRRVPRQTLTPPPLQNLYTHQDYQAIPIQHYQQIQQEPVALSPPEQEAPARLVRLQQLQQLQQQPQDASSSASLGASQQLAERPPDFGEFVDFGAHTGDNGAFGWYADYPVNNHDDHHGYRK, from the exons ATG CATACACTCATCCTGGCGACGTTAATGGCGGCCGCAGCGGCCATGCCCTCCTACATAGCAGTGCCTGCTGACCAGATCGCGTTCGTGGACCTCAGATCTTTACACGTGCGTCGGGTCCCAAGACAGACGCTGACGCCGCCTCCGCTGCAGAACCTGTACACCCACCAGGACTACCAGGCGATACCTATACAGCACTATCAGCAGATTCAGCAAGAAC CGGTGGCCCTCAGCCCTCCAGAGCAAGAAGCACCTGCTAGATTGGTGCGTTTGCAGCAACTGCAGCAACTGCAACAACAGCCTCAAGACGCCTCCAGCTCGGCCTCCTTGGGCGCGTCCCAACAGCTGGCAGAGAGGCCGCCAGACTTCGGGGAGTTCGTAGACTTCGGTGCCCACACCGGGGACAATGGGGCCTTCGGATGGTACGCCGACTACCCCGTCAATAACCATGACGACCATCATGGGTACAGGAAGTAA
- the LOC135078606 gene encoding uncharacterized protein LOC135078606, whose translation MAVPGETDTKSKVDKFDVQVRITSEENLVVKENVERCRRKDTLNLDVDDLSLRSLSEGDNSVFSEGVTTPLEPNAGASEDKDQENASGNESEEVDDIELIFTTDESKDMSNLQEDLVSIRDTDNWGPSSASTHSTPVLIKFHTLDPDFQPGGDDKDISGTENQENTDLQGVIAESSLRNKRVSLPSDKDIRHVAFNGKGSLDLPSRGILKSYENKSDNMLYKKSPNTSTRRLDSVDSLTCEYNRGLSFDNTKSSSFELGSSMDILHREESVDSFHRTGHFGHRFSVFAETDISKCGISEDDLAANLNVRRNTCPNPFQYRPGAYRAPSRTSGPLKAGNVCRYVRPVLRDAALHRRSSAAQTDVCALPNRWSSDGYLAHKMSVVPTCMPTLPQRAAPAPGPCAARRLTVPNARPAPSRDDSRRILLSDIGFTSMVPELSRSADPVWALGKRMQAESPASTSTSKFLSRGSSYRSPCLSIDRSSDWIPQSVYVPSSRMYGDCRAWRSSLPDVRRAGTEELCHEADLYLRRSTDNLRYTSLDMNTGCVCGCSCVCVRSGDIATTTIPEAVDVDNVGLGNVGISVGNTSVGLGSVGVSGRPYIPREPKQLRLGHMVKVIAPHGRLVIGRVRYVGLAGGTAASSGMVVGAEFPCAQAPALARNDGTHRGRRYFLAPPGHGAIFVPFSKVVMAWAN comes from the exons ATGGCTGTCCCCGGTGAGACAGACACTAAATCTAAAGTAGACAAGTTTGATGTGCAAGTGAGGATCACTTCTGAGGAGAATTTGGTGGTGAAGGAAAATGTTGAGAGATGCAGGCGGAAAGACACCCTCAATTTGGACGTTGATGATCTGAGTCTCAG GTCGCTATCGGAAGGCGACAACTCAGTCTTCTCAGAAGGCGTAACAACGCCTTTGGAGCCCAACGCAGGCGCGAGCGAAGACAAAGACCAGGAGAACGCCAGCGGGAACGAGTCGGAAGAAGTGGACGATATAGAGCTCATATTCACTACTGACGAGTCTAAGGATATGAGCAATTTACAG GAGGATCTCGTGTCCATTCGCGACACAGACAACTGGGGACCTTCCTCTGCGTCCACCCACTCCACACCCGTTCTCATCAAGTTCCACACCTTGGATCCCGACTTCCAACCGGGAGGGGACGACAAAGACATCTCTGGTACTGAAAACCAAGAGAACACTGATCTACAAGGAGTTATCGCCGAGTCCTCTCTAAGAAACAAAAGAGTGTCGCTACCTAGTGACAAGGATATTAGACACGTCGCATTCAACGGCAAAGGCAGCCTAGATTTGCCCAGTCGAGGGATTCTGAAGAGTTACGAGAACAAATCGGATAATATGCTGTACAAAAAGAGCCCTAATACCAGCACACGAAGGTTGGACAGCGTTGACAGTCTGACGTGCGAGTACAACCGCGGCCTAAGTTTCGACAATACTAAGTCGTCTAGCTTCGAGTTAGGGTCCAGTATGGATATCCTGCATAGGGAAGAGAGTGTGGACAGCTTTCACAGGACTGGCCACTTCGGGCATAGGTTTTCTGTGTTTGCGGAGACGGATATATCGAAGTGCGGCATTTCGGAGGACGACCTCGCCGCCAATTTGAATGTGCGGAGGAATACTTGCCCCAATCCGTTTCAATACAG GCCGGGCGCATACCGCGCGCCGTCTCGCACCAGCGGGCCTCTGAAAGCGGGCAACGTGTGTCGCTACGTGCGGCCGGTGCTACGTGACGCGGCGCTACACCGCCGCAGCTCGGCCGCGCAGACCGACGTGTGCGCGCTGCCTAACCGCTGGAGCTCGGACGGATATTTGGCTCATAAG ATGTCAGTGGTGCCGACGTGTATGCCGACATTGCCGCagcgcgcggcgccggcgcccgGGCCGTGTGCCGCGCGGCGCCTCACCGTGCCCAACGCAAGGCCCGCGCCTTCTAGAGACGATTCTAGGAGGATCCTGCTAAGTGATATCG GGTTCACGTCGATGGTCCCCGAGCTGTCCCGCTCGGCGGACCCGGTGTGGGCGCTCGGCAAGCGCATGCAGGCAGAGTCGCCTGCTTCCACTTCTACTTCCAA GTTTCTGTCGCGCGGCTCGTCTTACCGCTCGCCTTGCCTGAGTATCGACCGCAGCAGCGACTGGATTCCGCAGTCCGTCTACGTTCCATCTTCCAGAA TGTACGGCGACTGCCGGGCATGGCGTAGTTCGCTGCCCGACGTGCGGCGCGCCGGCACAGAAGAGCTATGCCACGAGGCGGACTTATACCTACGTCGGTCCACAGACAACCTGCGGTACACTTCGCTCGACA TGAACACCGGTTGCGTTTGCGGCTGTTCCTGCGTTTGCGTTCGCAGCGGCGATATCGCAACCACTACCATCCCTGAAGCCGTGGACGTGGACAATGTGGGCTTGGGAAACGTGGGAATAAGCGTGGGCAACACAAGCGTGGGATTGGGCAGCGTGGGCGTGAGCGGGCGGCCTTATATCCCGCGCGAGCCGAAGCAGCTACGTTTGGGGCATATGGTGAAAGTAATCGCGCCGCATGGAAGGCTCGTTATTGGCCGTGTTCG CTACGTAGGCCTGGCAGGCGGGACCGCAGCATCCAGCGGCATGGTGGTAGGGGCGGAGTTCCCGTGTGCGCAGGCGCCGGCACTGGCCCGGAATGACGGGACGCACCGCGGCCGCCGCTACTTCCTCGCCCCGCCGGGACACGGAGCCATATTTGTACCCTTCTCGAAAGTCGTCATGGCTTGGGCCAACTGA